The sequence CAACCCCTTGGGAAAAAGGGCATGTTGATATACATACACCACAATCTGTCCCAACCTTCTTCCAAATATCAAAACAGTTTTCAGGTTCAATCTTCCATCTTAGGGCTCCATCAATCTCTTTTCTATTTTCTTTAGGTATAGCTTTTCCTGGACATACCATGGCACAATTACCGCAAATTTCACAGAACTGTGTTATTCCAAAGTCCTCCCTTTCATCTATCAATAGCTCTAGATTAGTTGTTACCACGCCTAGTCTAACCCTTTTACCATACTTTTTGGTAATTAGAATTCCACTTCTTCCTATCTGTCCTAATCCAGCTGCTTCTGCTACCAAAGGAGCTATCAATAAGTAATTACCATCCATATGATTTCTAGCATTATAGCCTAATTCCCTTAAATAGTAGCTCAAAATCATACCTATGACTGCAGTATTTACATAACCTTTAGTGACTTCGATTCCCTCACCTATTAAAGGGGCTCTGTTTATCATATCCTTGTCCATTTCCGTTGCAAAGACAATAGCATATTTGTGTATGTTATGCACTTCTTCACCGTAATTTTCTGCTTTCCTTCCCCTATGGGAGTAATAATACTCCTCTTTTAACTTAGTAACTCCCACCAGTTGAGCCCCGTAGAATTTAGCTAATCCTTTGAGCTTTTTT comes from Alkalicella caledoniensis and encodes:
- a CDS encoding 4Fe-4S dicluster domain-containing protein, whose amino-acid sequence is MKRFDERDTIFARFSYKEGSPEYEDYYKRNPDIKEADDKMRQPPFPYGEGTATFTPLNSAIAGATFRFLADVSKFSEGEINPQKVEIEPAVITKKLKGLAKFYGAQLVGVTKLKEEYYYSHRGRKAENYGEEVHNIHKYAIVFATEMDKDMINRAPLIGEGIEVTKGYVNTAVIGMILSYYLRELGYNARNHMDGNYLLIAPLVAEAAGLGQIGRSGILITKKYGKRVRLGVVTTNLELLIDEREDFGITQFCEICGNCAMVCPGKAIPKENRKEIDGALRWKIEPENCFDIWKKVGTDCGVCISTCPFSQGVEGDLVEKMKGQPELMERIFKEFKEKHGTRTFNSSPHEWL